Proteins found in one Enterococcus sp. 9D6_DIV0238 genomic segment:
- a CDS encoding tandem-type lipoprotein yields the protein MKKLYLFIGGLMIMSGLTGCEKKNKAEIEQSFDKVLAMYPTPNLESFYDMEGYRDDEFDKNDKGVWVLNSDFSMSKTEEGDLFTEGMLLRINRNTRKAKGFYYTRKISNDLSKPIEKEKYPVIYDGSGFHLLGDVQEEEIKKKVEKFKFFVQYGNFDKLDKYKNIKKMYNPEVPMYELEYQLTNEDSNVQALRSNYDIVTDESPTLLLKGTGDLEGNSVGYKQLEFRFDKKLSIFFTDSIDFQPLSEEDLTSE from the coding sequence TTGAAAAAATTGTATTTATTTATAGGAGGACTAATGATAATGAGTGGATTAACTGGATGTGAAAAAAAAAATAAAGCAGAAATTGAACAAAGTTTTGATAAGGTATTAGCAATGTATCCAACACCAAATCTGGAAAGTTTCTACGATATGGAAGGCTACCGAGATGATGAGTTTGATAAGAATGACAAGGGGGTTTGGGTGTTAAATTCTGACTTTTCAATGAGTAAAACAGAAGAAGGAGATTTATTCACAGAAGGTATGTTACTAAGGATTAATAGAAATACAAGAAAAGCGAAAGGGTTTTATTATACTAGAAAAATTTCTAACGATTTAAGTAAGCCTATTGAGAAAGAAAAGTATCCAGTTATATACGATGGTAGTGGTTTTCATTTATTAGGAGATGTACAAGAGGAAGAAATTAAAAAGAAGGTTGAAAAATTCAAGTTCTTTGTCCAGTATGGAAACTTTGATAAATTAGATAAATATAAAAATATAAAAAAAATGTATAATCCGGAAGTTCCAATGTATGAATTAGAATATCAATTGACAAATGAAGATTCCAATGTCCAAGCATTGAGAAGCAATTATGATATTGTAACAGATGAATCACCTACTTTGTTGTTGAAAGGAACTGGGGACTTAGAAGGTAACTCGGTTGGTTATAAACAGTTAGAATTTAGATTTGATAAAAAATTAAGTATATTTTTCACAGATTCTATTGATTTTCAACCTCTTTCTGAGGAGGATTTAACAAGTGAGTAA